The stretch of DNA CTTTCCAGGGACATCGGGCTGATCCAGTAATGACCTTCAACGACCGCATCTTCGGAGTGCTGATGATCGTCCTGGCCGTCGCGTACGGCTGGGGCGCCACGCAACTCCCCGAACCCTTCGGCGGCAGTGAGGCCGTCGGTCCCGAGACCTTCCCGCTGCTGCTCTCCGTGGTGCTGGCCCTCTCCAGCCTCTACCTGATCGTCAGGCCCGACCCCGACAACGCCTGGCCCTGGAGCCGGACCGGCATCGAGCTGGTCATCGCCGTGGTGGTGCTGGTGCTCTACGCCATGCTGCTTCAGCCGCTCGGCTTCATCATCAGCACCGCCCTGGCCGTCGGCACCCTGTGCTGGCGCATGGGCGCGCGACCGCCGCGCGCCTACCTCGTCGGGGCGGTCTCCGGCCTGGTGGTGTACCTGGTGTTCAACTTCGCCCTGGACCTCGCGCTGCCGCTGGGCCTGCTCTCGTTCCTGGAGGTGAGCTGATGGAGACCCTCGGCTATCTGATCGACGGCTTCGGCGTCGCCCTGGCGCCGCACAACCTGATGTTCGCCCTCATGGGCGCCTTCCTGGGCACCCTGATCGGTGCGCTGCCGGGCCTGGGGCCGGCCAACGGGGTGGCGATCCTGATCCCGCTGGCGTTCACCCTGGGGCTCGCCCCCGAGACCGCCCTGATCATGCTCACCGCGGTCTATGCCGGCGCCATGTACGGCGGGCGCATCTCGTCGATCCTGCTCAACATTCCCGGCGACGAACCCGCCATGATGACCTGCCTCGATGGCTACCCCATGGCCCAGCAGGGCAAGGCGGCGGAGGCCCTGGCGATCTCCGCGGTGGCCTCGTTCATCGGCAGCCTGGTGGCCACCATCGGCCTGATCCTGCTGGCGCCGCTGCTGGCCGACTTCGCCC from Halomonas aestuarii encodes:
- a CDS encoding tripartite tricarboxylate transporter TctB family protein — encoded protein: MTFNDRIFGVLMIVLAVAYGWGATQLPEPFGGSEAVGPETFPLLLSVVLALSSLYLIVRPDPDNAWPWSRTGIELVIAVVVLVLYAMLLQPLGFIISTALAVGTLCWRMGARPPRAYLVGAVSGLVVYLVFNFALDLALPLGLLSFLEVS